In Opisthocomus hoazin isolate bOpiHoa1 chromosome 12, bOpiHoa1.hap1, whole genome shotgun sequence, the sequence ACGGCGGCGGGGACCGGGAGCGCTGGGCCCAGGGACCggagggggccgcggcggggggggggtcccggggacggggagggggccgcggcgggggtgggCCCGGGCCCGGCCTGACGGTTTCCGTCCCCGCAGCATCGGGGAGAACATCCAGCTGCTGGTGGACCGGTCCGATGGCACCTACTGTTTCCGCCTGCACCGCGACCGCGTCTACTACCTGAGGTGAGCGGGGGGTGTGCGGGGGGACCCGGGCCCGGTGCCCCGGGAGCCggctccatctcctcctccccgcagcgAGAAGCTGCTGAAGGTGGCTGCCAGCGTCCCCCGGGAGAGCCTGGTGTCGCTGGGCACCTGCTTCGGGAAATTCACCAAGACGCAGAAGTTCCGGCTCAGCGTCACCGCCCTGGACTTCCTGGCGCCCTACGCCAAGGTGGGACACAGCCCTCACCCCCCTTCcagccccccgccgggcccccagcccctcaccgcTCCGGGCCTCTCTTGCAGTACAAGGTGTGGGTGAAGCCTGGCTCGGAGCAGTCCTTCCTCTACGGCAACCACGTCCTGAAGTCGGGCCTGGGCCGGATCACGGAGAACACGGCCCAGTACCAGGGCGTGGTGGTGTACTCCATGGCCGACATCCCGCTGGTGAGTGCCTGGTGTGGACCCTCTGCTTTCCAGGGCTGGGGTGCGGGGAAAACTCCCTCTCACCTTTTCCTTCACCCCCCCTGCAGGGCTTTGGGGTGGCCGCCAAGTCCACCCAGGAGTGCCGTAAGGTGGACCCCATGGCCATCGTGGTGTTCCACCAGGCTGACGTCGGGGAGTACGTGCGGAGCGAGGACACGCTGACCTAAGGGACATGGAGTGTTTCTGGGCAGAATGGACCTTGTCCTGCACCGCAGGTGCAGCAGCGGCGCGGGGAGCCCGCCCCGAGCAGGGCAGAGGGGTCGGGAGGCGCAGGCACGTGGCCCCGCACccccaggggctgctgctgccagcgcgAGGAAGAGCTGCCCCCGTCCCAGACCTGTCACATAAAGCCTGTTCCTTCTCCCCCAGTGCCTGGTGTCTGGTGCGgagcctcgggggggggggggaaaccctcACTCCCCCTGCCGTGGGGGCTCTGCCGTGCGACGCACCGGGGTGCGAATCTAGAGGGGAGAAGCCAGGGGGAGGCTCACAGCCCGGGGCTGGCAGCTGAGCTtcggggagggagggacggggcgggcagctgcctgcaaggCAGGACTTGCTTCGCCTGGGCTTGCGGAGGACGGACGGCAGGCAGCAGGCTGCGATCGCTCCCCGGAGCGTGTGCCAGGCGTTGCTTTATTGGGTGTCTGGTAAAAAAGGTGCGTCGGGATGCTAAAGATGGGCAGACCCGTAACAAACCGCCCCGGCACACAAAGGTCAGGCAATCGCGTTGCGCTTTTTCTTCTGTCGGGGTGATTTcagcccaggcagggctgggggaactcttcttcctcctcctcgaagCGGGGTCTGGCtttcccctcccgccccgcaaAGGGGCAGAGCGGCAGCTCGGTTACCAAGCGCTGCAGGCAGCGGTCCCGCCTGCGGTTCTGGGCGCTGCTAGCACTGCTGCCTGCTGGAGGTTTGCACGTTGAAGAGGCGCTTCAAGAAGTAGAGCTGCAGCACGCCAGAGAGGACGATGACGCAGCTCTGAACCGTCGACCACCAGTTGACGTAGCTGTGGTTGGACTCCAGGAGGAAGGAGTCAGCTGCTTTCCGCATGCGGGCGAAGTTGTAGAACCGCCACATGTGGAAGATGTGGAGCTGCAGCTTCTGGACGCTGACCTGCGGGAGAGGCAGGCGcttggcagcggggctgcggcagAGCCACCGGCTGCACTCAGCCTTGAATTAAGCTGCGGCTCAGCCAACAGCAAACTCCCTTCTCAGTTCCCTTGGGAGGATGCGTCCGTCCCTGCTGCGCTGGGGCACCCTGAGGTCACCTTGACCCACCTGAATTGCTCCCAGGGTGTCGTTCAgctctttcctctcttccagctGCTTGTTTTCTGTGGTGAAACCTTCGTAGTAGACACCAAAGTTGAGATACACCTGCATGAAGCCAAAGTGGTTCTGCTGGTTGTCCAGGCACAGCTGGTAGAAACCTGCGGGGAGGAATGGAGATCATCGTTCCCTGAGGAGAAGAGCCGCTGTTGGGCAGATGCGTCCCCAGCGCTCGATCCTCGTCCTCCCGGTCGGGGAGGGAGGTGTGCTCAGACCGATCAACGCTCTGGGAAGCTCTGGCCGTCTGGGCGGGCTCGGAgccgctgctcctgcctgcccgccgctgggccggggcagcggggaccTGTCTCCTTGGCGAGGAAGTTGATCTGTCCTCGCACGTGCTGGGAAACGCCGAGCTGGAAGCCGTTGGGGTCCTTCGCCGTGGCCAGGATGTTCCTGTTGTTGGCGATCCCTGTCGCCCGCTGGACCTGGAGGAAACACCCGAGGGGCATTCGTGGGCCGGACTCCGCAGCCGGGAGCCTGCAGGTGCCCTTGTGTGCAGAGCAGGGACCCAGCGGGGACCTGCCACTGCTGGGGGTTGGTCTGGGGTCCTGTGGGGAGCTGCCCCCTTCACTGCTGTGAGCTGAGGCCAGGACCAGCCTCCAGCAAGCTGCCAGCTACGtgtagagggaaaaaaacccacaacccgcAGCCGTGGGCGATGAACTCGTTTCCAACGCCTGCTCACGGTGCTACGGGCACTCTCCCAgacccccccatctctcaccccACGTGCCCATCCCGGCTCCCTGCCACCTGGCTCGGGGCTGCTGGACATGTTGGGAGACGGAGCTGTGCCAAGCCTCGTGGGGCTGCTCTGCCAAGCATAGAGCCGGGGGGAGCTGCCAGTGCTGGGCACGGCCATGCCCCCACTCTCCTTCACCCAGCCTAGTGTAAACAGGAGATAAAAGGGCTGCGGTTTCCCCTGTGGGAAGGGGACAGAGCGCGGTGACAAGTTGTGCCCTAGACCTTCGGCGGGCCTTCCAGCTGTGGCTCAGAGGAGAGCCGAGGGCTGTGCAACAGCCTCCAGCCAGCTCAGCGAAGGGCAGAGCTCCCTGCGGGGCCGGGAAGCCAAGCTCTGAGTGCTCGGGCACTGtgtctggagctctcagcacagcttTATGGTTttaaaacaggtatttttttaagaaaaaaaaaagggattgaTGATGGAAATTGCCTAAAAAAAGCACAGTCGTCGAGATGAAGCATCCAAGTGACTTCAGCTATTCCCTATCTCGAGCGAGGACCTCTCCCACGCAAAGCAAACCCCCTCTGCCCTGGGGTCAGCGCGTGGTCTTCATCCCATGGGGCCTCCTGCACTTAAGCCTGGTCGCAGGACTACAGCGACAGAGGATTGCCCACTGCACCCTCGGAGAAGGCAGCTGGCACCGGCCGCAGAGCCGCCGCACAGTACTGATCCCCTGCAGCCGTCCCGCAGCTGCACCGCGCCGACAGCGTCGCGGGAGGCGTCGCGCAACACTCACATCGTAGCTGAAGAAGAAGTTGCCACCCTGGTGTGCGAACTGCCAGAAGCACTCCACGGTACCGGCGGGGACGACGATGGCGAAGTCGTAGCGGTCCGCCCCGTGGAAGAGGGGCTCCTGGGCGGACCCGCTCAGGGTCTCAGTCCTGGGGCAGCTGGCGAGgcccagcagcagtgccaggagtGCCAGCGGCAGcatcctgcttcccagcctccgGCGCTCCATCCCgccggggcagggcaggagcgggGACCCGAGGTGGCACAGTGGTAATCATTAACTGCTCCGCAGTGGCACTTGGCAGCGCCGGGGCTGGCGTCGGGAGGAGCACGGCGCAGGCTCTGCTCCTCAAGGCGATCTCggtgcagagcaggagctggTCCCGCTCATCCACACTAGAGCTCACCCAGCTGAGCCTCTCTGCAGAGCACCGCGGTCACCAGCGCCGATTGCACAGAGCCGGTCcgcagccggccccgctcccctcgctGGCCAACGCTTcacagaattgttaaggttggaaaagacctctcagatcatcaaatccaaccatcaacccatcaccaccacgttctgaagtgccacatctacacgtgttttgaacccctccagggacggggactccaccactgccctgggcagcctgttccaatgcctgaccactctttcagtaaaggaattttcCCCAATATTCAAtatgaacctcccctgatgcaacttgaggctatttcctctcgtactattgctggttacctgggagaagagaccaaacaaGCAAATTAAGCttcccacctccttcccacaCTGGCAATCACTGGTCCAGCTTGCAGCTCACATCACGCTTCACCCCCGAACAGCCCTCTGCAAGCACAGCAGGGTGCTCCTGcctgctcagggctgctcccaccccAGGGAAACGGTTTTGCAAGCAGAAGGGGAGGGAAATGCGCAGCCCCAGCCAGGTGACCTGGGAAGCTCGTTCCAGCAACTGCTGCTGAAGGACACAGGGGAAAGCAGCTGTTCCCAGACAGGCTTCTCCCCAGCCCTAGCTCTGCAGGAATGCAGCCAAGAGAGGCTGCCTTTAGAAAACACCCCCATGCCTCCCCTGACTTTAACAGAAATCTGGTCCCGAAGCTTCTGCTTCATGCCTACGCCGATGCAGCAGCACCTCATAGCTTGAGGGCATCGCTGTTCCACCCCAAAAAGCTGCCAACACCACCTTCAGTTGGCTCAGGAGGCGGACGGGGAGCCCCACGTTGCTGGGGTGGTGCGAGCAGGCAGCACCCCGAACTGCCACGTTTCCACCCATGAGGGACAAGTTCACACTTACTACAACTCTCGCTATCCAACAAGAAAGTAACTTTATTTTACAGAAGACAGCTTGGACATGGACTCCAGCTTTGGCACTTGAAGGCAGGAAACACGCAGCACCCTCAGAGCTCACACGCTTGCAGGGATTGCACGCAGGTGGAGGACGTTGCCAGGAAGGAGAAATGCCAAGACCTGACCGAAATTATTAAGCACTGGAACTTTTAACGTGGGAACAACCAACATTTAAgtactgaaacaaaaaaacatcATGTTTTTAAAGCCTCAAAGCTGGGAGGGAGAAATTCCCACTTGCCAttcacaaagcagaaagaaacgtgaagaaaaaaaaaaaatctaagcagaTCATCTTGCCTAAATCTCTTCTCCCCAGAAGCTCTGGGACCATGCGCTGCCTCTGTCCCCCGGGGAACTGAGTGCAAACAGATGAAACAAGCAATTCACAGTTTAGACaattaaaacacataaaaatagcCACCGTCGGGATTATCCTGCCATTTGACAGCATCTGAGCAAAGAAAACTCTCATCTCAGCAGCCCATCAGGTTGGGATTCATTCTACAAAGGCTGCAGTTGTCAGGTGGAAAAGGAAGTCCCAATCCAGGCCATTTCCAAGCGTGTGCGATCAGGCTGCGCAGCTTCTGCTAGCTGCAGAAGATCTAAACCTTGCAGCTACAACTTGAGACAGAAGGCTCCCCGGTTCTCGTCAGGCGCGGTTTCCATCTGCTGCAGCAGTCTCGGGTACCAGGAGCCAGAGGGGCTCACCACGCCGGCCCCAACACACAtcagggacaagcacagcagcctCTCTGCTACTATTGCTCCGGTCtgtctttcaaaagaaaagtaaaaaggtTTTTGCACTGAAGGTCCTGTGGCTCCCAGCTCTAGAGGATTCCCAGCTTTTTCATGGTCCGCCAGCGATCCTTGATCATCACTGCTGTGCGGTTCTGGAAGGGGTATTTCTGGCAAATGGCCTTCCACCTCCCTTCTCCAAACTTCTTCACGCCCTCTTTGATCCACTCGCTCTCTTGTATTGTCCATTTCTGCAAAAGAGCAGGTAAGCAGCGTTCTGTGAGTACAGAGTGCAGTTTCAGAGGAGCTGCGTTTGGCCGAGAACTGCGCTGTTAACTCCTTCCTAGCATGTGAGCTTCCCTTTACCATCTGTGCTAGCAACAtggaggaaaggcagagctgtCCTGTCCGTAACACACACAGGACTCCACAATCACTTCACTGTAAATGTGTTCTCAGAGCTGTTACAGATCAGAGAAGCGCTCAGCTCCAGCACAAGCTCAGTAGTTCtgcttcccaaagcacaatgctgATCACACAAAAGAGGAGGTACTTTCTGACGCAACAGCAAGCATCAGATACAACGCACTCGCTGCCTACGCCCTGCCTGACAGCACCCAAGtagagtgtttaaaaaaaaaaaggtaatctgCAAGTTCAGGTCTGCAGGTCCATAGAATTTTTGTACTGGAGGCAAAACGCAAAGTAACTGAAGAAAGCAGCTGGCAGGGACAAAGTGCTACGCGGTGTCCAGCAGCACAAGAGCCAGCAGCTGTCTTCCTACAAGCAAGGGTGAGATTGTTCCTAGCAGCACCACACTTGGGACCTCTTCCCAGGTAACAGCTGCCGTACGAGCATCCCTCACCTGAACAAGATGCTGAACCTCTCCAACATGTGGGGAACTCGACAAACCTCATTCTGAACCCCGCGCACCAAGGAAAAGGGACATCACGCACATGCCCAGTGCCTGGCGGGTGGGAGGCACACAGCTTTAGCCAGCTACCAAACTGGGCTGTTTTAACAGAGAAACTGCAGCCAGCTCGGTGAATGCAAAGACCTGCACAACTCGGATCCAACCCGGATATCGGAAGCAGCAGGCTGAGGAAGCATCACTTTCCAACGCAGCCTCAGGTGCTTCATttaaagcacagcagcagctcacccTGCCGCAGTGAACTGCGGGCTGCTGAGGACGCGGTCCCAGCTGCAGAGCATCCTCCCCAACGCATTTCAAAATTGTTCGATAGCTTGCTCGACTATACGGACGTGTCCTGATTTCAGGCCTTACTGAAAGCACTTAAGGGCTCTACGTTACCTGTTTCTTGGAACCGAAGACCGTAGCGTTGTGGCTGTTTGCCCCAAATGATGCTGAAAAAGAAGGCAAGAGGATTACATTTCACTGTAACTCAGGAGGTACAGACCTCCTCGAGACACCGCCTCGGGCTTAACTGCGGGACACTATGCGGTCAGCCTACAACAAGCATCCCGCGACAGACAGTAAAACCAAATTCCTTTATCCCTCCCTTTTCTGTAGCTACAGCACGCACAGCCTTCCCGTTTCACGCCTCGGTTGCTCTCTGTGAAAGCTTTCTAATAggatctgttttgttttaaaccagcCAATACGCCAGGAACAGGGGCAGCCATGCAGGATGTGGCTACGCTGTGTGCTGAGGCTGGAGTTAGACATCCATTGTCCGCTCCCTTTCACCAGCTAAGCTGCGCACGTAGCTGCAAAGGGAACTGGACTGGAAAACTGACCTGGctgaaaaagtaaactgagccTTTATTTCATGGCACTGAAGTGGGAACAGGGAAAGAGCTGTATACCCAGTATTTACATCCTGTAAGCTAAGCATGATTAGTCTGAAGCGGGAACAGGAGTTTCTGGCACGCACGTCAGGTTAGAGGTACAAAGAACAAACATGGCAGAGTTCGACAGCTACCTATTTTCTTGGGCTTTTCGGATTTCTGGTTTCAAAATTCAATGACACAGAAGGCAGCAAGACACCTGTGCATGTGCCCCAAAGCCAGGATTACCATCAATTAACACCTGCAACAGAGGCTCTGTTCTTACCTGCATCTGAGAAGAGCTCATCCTCCTCGCTCCAGTTGTCTTTTGCTTCTTCGCCATACGAGCTGTTCCACCTTCCTTGGAAGGACCTGAAAGCAGGCAAGCGTTTACTTCGACTGCTGAATGGGGAGAATGTTTCAGGGGGAGAAGGTGTGGGGACGcctgcagcacagcaggcagGCCTGTGATGAGCGTGCAATGTGGACAAATACACCCAGAAAGCAATATATAAACACGCTGCCTCCTCCACTCCCCTAAGAGAGGGGATGAATCCTCAGGAGCCCCTACCTGAAGGTACGGCGTGCAATACACACTCAAATACACGGGGAGTATTGTATTTTGTAGCCGGCGTTTGCAACAACAAGTGACTGGGTATTAACAACACAATTAAGCACTTCAGCAAACAGACACGCAGCTGGACTTCCCAGGCCTTTGTGTACAGCACAGACTTGCTGACAGCTCGGGGGAGAAGCCTTTCGTCTTCTCAAGAAGCATTTAATTCTTACTGTTTCACTATTAACACTACTGAGGTCAACCGAGCTACAGCGGCCTCTCCGTGACATCAAGTGCCTCAATGCTGTCACCTGCTTCCAATCCTCAAGCACAAACTTGATGAAATTGTgttaaaaaaatacccaacaactTCCAAAGGTTCACCCCTGGCTGTCTCATCCAATATAACTGAAGCCATTTACGATTACAGGACAGTAACTGTTCTCTATTCTTACTTGCAGCTGCGCTGCCGAGCACCTCACATAAACATTTGAGAACCAGCTACTGGCAGAGATGCACAGGATCAGATTTCCCTGCAGATGTCATTAGCACCACTGCTACCAAGAGAGTCCTGATGCTGAAAGGCTTCCAGACAAGACAGCCACACAAGCAGCACAGCCAATAAATCGCTTTCCAGGTGAACTGGAAACCAGCTTGCACAGTGGCAGGGCTGAAGCTCGAGAACTGCTCGAGCCAGCATCAGCCACGTGGCAGCAGCCCCACTCCGGGCTCCTTCCTGGTCCGGTACCAACCCTCGCTTCAACCACCCGGCACAGGATGGGAAGGCATCGCACCAAGTCCAGTCCCTTCCCGGTGCAGACAGGGCACTCTGCCCTGGAAGAGTTCACAGAACATCACCCCATCCTCACAGTGTTCCCCAGCACTCTCAGAATAAACTCCAGACATATCTGAGGGACAGCAAGGTCAGCTGCAACGCACtatgggaaaaaagcaggagagatCGAGTGTCACTACTCACAAGTCCTTGAAAAAGTAGTGTATTTATTAAGTAAAATTCCCAGATGACTCAAGGAAGTGGACAATGTGTATGTGGGGGTGGAAATCCCTTCTCAGTGCCATCTCTGACCATTAGCTTCACCCCAAGCAAGACACACGAGCAAGGCGTCTGAGAGACTTCACCACTGTTTGCATCGATGCCAGCTACACTGCAGCACATCTCCACTTGCAGCCACTCTCCTGTGCTGCAGAGAAAGACAATCCATCTCCAGAGCAGCGAGAGCTTTACTGCCCACTTCAAAACCAAACCTCCGTGTTCCGGACATTAAGCCAGGAACTAATGGAAACTGTGTTCTAGTTACCTTTTCAAACACATCAACCTCTCCTCAATCCTCCCAGGTTCACTCCTGGGGATCCAAAACATCATTATTGCTGGCTGCTATGCAACTTTGCTAAGAAAAGAGGAGCAACTCGGACATTTAAGTAGGAAGCTTTGTTACACCCTTGTTACGGCCTACAGCAGATACTCATGAGACTCTTCGCTCAAGAGTCTCATCTCAGAGTTCATTTTAGACTTCTGCCAGTAAGCCTACTTCACCATTTTCTGTGGCAAACCCTTATAAGAAGGGAAAAACTCAAACATACCCCTACCTCTTACTGCAGTCATTTCAGCTGCAAGGTACGTGATGACTCATACTGAAGAAACAGTCAGAAAGCCACAACTAGGAGTTTCTTAACCAACAcaggtttcaggaaaaaaagaggtcaGTGTTGTATTTCTCAAGAGGTGGAAAGGAGAGTATAATCTGTTCCACAAGATGCACCTACAAACTCTTTCCAGCTTCAGCATCACCGACCAAAATGCAGAGAAACACATGTCACCTGTGACACACATGCTGGAATCACCTACCAACACTAACTGCAGGACCTCTGACTCACTGCCAGGAGAAGCCAGGACATTTTCTCCTCTCCATTAACCAAACAGTAAAGTGTAAGGACA encodes:
- the TMED6 gene encoding transmembrane emp24 domain-containing protein 6 gives rise to the protein MERRRLGSRMLPLALLALLLGLASCPRTETLSGSAQEPLFHGADRYDFAIVVPAGTVECFWQFAHQGGNFFFSYDVQRATGIANNRNILATAKDPNGFQLGVSQHVRGQINFLAKETGFYQLCLDNQQNHFGFMQVYLNFGVYYEGFTTENKQLEERKELNDTLGAIQVSVQKLQLHIFHMWRFYNFARMRKAADSFLLESNHSYVNWWSTVQSCVIVLSGVLQLYFLKRLFNVQTSSRQQC
- the NIP7 gene encoding 60S ribosome subunit biogenesis protein NIP7 homolog; this translates as MRPLTEAETRAVFEKLGRYIGENIQLLVDRSDGTYCFRLHRDRVYYLSEKLLKVAASVPRESLVSLGTCFGKFTKTQKFRLSVTALDFLAPYAKYKVWVKPGSEQSFLYGNHVLKSGLGRITENTAQYQGVVVYSMADIPLGFGVAAKSTQECRKVDPMAIVVFHQADVGEYVRSEDTLT